The Hyalangium gracile genome includes the window TCTCGTTCGTCAACGCGCACGCGGCCAACCTGGGGTGGAACACCCCCGGCATGGTGCAGAGCCTGCTGCGCTCGGACCTGCTGCTGCGCGACGGCATCGGCGTGAAGCTGGGGCTGAAGGCCTTCGGCCGGCCGCACGGCCTGAACATGAACGGCACGGACTTCATCCCCCGGATTGCCCGTGCCTACAAAGGTCGTCGCGCCGCCCTGTTCGGCACGCAGTCGCCCTGGCTCGACACGGCGCGGCAGAGACTGGAGGCCGACGGCCTGGTGGTGGTGGCCTGCCATGACGGCTTCTCCCCACCCGAGACGTACCTGGAGCTGGCCGCCGAGACGAAGCCGGAGCTCATCCTCCTCGCCATGGGCATGCCCAAGCAGGAGGACATCGCTGTCCGGCTGCGTGAGCGGCTGTCCCACCCCTGCCTCATCGTCAACGGGGGCGCCATCCTCGACTTCCTGGGAGGCAAGGTCACCCGCGCCCCCGAGCTGATGCGAAACACGGGCCTGGAGTGGATGTATCGCCTGTACTTGGAGCCCAAACGCCTTGCCCGACGCTATTTGTTGGGTATCCCCGTCTTCTTCTCCCACGTGGCCGTGACGCGCCTGGTCGGTCGCCAGGTATCCGAGAGTGGTGAGCAGTCCCGGTGACCCCCCCCTTGTGGCGCGCGGTAAAGTGCGCGTTCCTTGCCCCAGATGGATACCGCCCGCGCCCATGAGGAGTTCCTGCGCACCCGAATCTTCCCCGGGCTCGATGGGCTGCGCTGCCTGAGCATCGTCCTGGTGGTGGCCTACCACGTCTCGGGCATGCACTCGGGCTTCCTGGGACGAGGCTACCTGGGCGTCTCGCTCTTCTTCGCCATCAGCGGCTTCCTCATCACCTCGCTGCTGTTGCGCGAGCGGGACACGCACGGCTTCATCTCGCTGGGCCGCTTCTACGGCCGGCGCTCGCTGCGCATCTTCCCGCTCTACTACGCGATGCTCGGCACGTACGTGGTGCTCACGTTCGTGCTCGAGAAGGGCGTGGAGCGGGATGAGTTCTTCGGCAACCTGCCGGCGTTCCTCACGTACACGTCCAACTGGTTCGTCCCGCTGGTGCCGGACAAGCGCATCATCTTCTACTTCGCCTGGTCGCTGGCCACCGAGGAGCAGTTCTACCTGCTGTGGCCCGGCATCATGCGCCTGGCCCACCGCTGGGGCGCGGTGCTCTTCATGGCGGGCCTGCTCGTCATCTCCCTGTGGGCGCCGTGGGCCGTGGAGACGGGGCGGCTGGATGACTCGCTGCTCTCGGTGCGCATCATGGCCAGCTTCGCGCCGCCCATCTGCATGGGGTGCCTGGCGGCCTATGCCGCCCACTCGCCCCAGGGCTTCGCGTGGATGTACCGCGTGCTCGGCCCCTCGTGGGCCCCGCCGCTGCTGTGCGCCCTCGTGCTGCTCGCGGTGGGCACCGATGGCACGCCCTACTGGCTCTCCTCGGTGCTGATGACGGCGCTGGTGGTCTCCGCCTGCCTGCGCACGGACCACCTGCTCATGCCCGTGCTCACGCTGGCGCCGGTGCGCTACCTGGGGATGATCAGCTACGGCATCTACCTGATGCACATGCTGGCCTTCAACGTGGTGCGCCGCGCGGTGCCGGGCCAGGGCTTCGCCGTCTGGTTCCCGCTGACGATGGCCCTGACGGTGGTGATGGCGGGGCTGAGCTACCGCTACTTCGAGAGCCGCTTCCTGCGCCTCAAGGAGCGTCTGGCCGCCGGCCCTTCGCCTGCGGAGGCTTCCCAGGTGCCTTCGACGGCTCCAGCGTCAAGTCCAGCACCGTGATGGAGTAGGGCGGCAGCTGCGTCTCCAGGATGCCCGCGCTCACCGCGGCGGCGGGCTGCTCGGAGAAGCCGCTCGTCTCGCCGATGTACGTCATCACCCGCGCGCCCTTCAGCATGCCGCAGCCCTTGAGGTCCACCCGCGCGTTGCGCGCCGCGTCCGGCTCCAGGTTGAGCGCGATGGCCACCAGGCGCCGCCCATCGTCGCTGCGCGAGGCGAACAGCGAGGTGCCCTCCTGCGCGCTGGAGGGCAGGTAGATGTTCTGGAAGCCGCCGCCCTGCCCGTCGAAGTTGCGGTAGGCCCGGAACGCCCACCACGCGGGGCTGCGCGTCGGCGGGTAGGTGAAGTAGAAGGCCGCGGTGACGCCGCCCTCGGCGAAGCGGCCCAGCGCCTCGGCCTGCGCCAGCCCGCCGCTCATGTGCCGCGCGGCGCCGAAGTTGTACTCGCCGATGGCGATGCCCCGCCCCGGGTAGTTCTCCTCCACCATCTTCTTGAGCCGGGGGATGAGCCGCACCGGCTCGCCGATCCACGACTCGTCCTTGTAGTTCGCGTCCCACAGCGCGCGCGTGGAGCGGATGCGCAGCGCGTTCGTCTCCGGGTCCGTCTTCTCGCCCTTGTCCGGGGAGACGCCGTCCGCCTGCGGGTAGAAGTGCACGTCCAGCACGTCGAGGATG containing:
- a CDS encoding acyltransferase family protein, translated to MDTARAHEEFLRTRIFPGLDGLRCLSIVLVVAYHVSGMHSGFLGRGYLGVSLFFAISGFLITSLLLRERDTHGFISLGRFYGRRSLRIFPLYYAMLGTYVVLTFVLEKGVERDEFFGNLPAFLTYTSNWFVPLVPDKRIIFYFAWSLATEEQFYLLWPGIMRLAHRWGAVLFMAGLLVISLWAPWAVETGRLDDSLLSVRIMASFAPPICMGCLAAYAAHSPQGFAWMYRVLGPSWAPPLLCALVLLAVGTDGTPYWLSSVLMTALVVSACLRTDHLLMPVLTLAPVRYLGMISYGIYLMHMLAFNVVRRAVPGQGFAVWFPLTMALTVVMAGLSYRYFESRFLRLKERLAAGPSPAEASQVPSTAPASSPAP
- a CDS encoding WecB/TagA/CpsF family glycosyltransferase; this translates as MTGTAERKLAARTQDFLELHQRIRCIEDQQAHDALLEELQHPSRPYIVSFVNAHAANLGWNTPGMVQSLLRSDLLLRDGIGVKLGLKAFGRPHGLNMNGTDFIPRIARAYKGRRAALFGTQSPWLDTARQRLEADGLVVVACHDGFSPPETYLELAAETKPELILLAMGMPKQEDIAVRLRERLSHPCLIVNGGAILDFLGGKVTRAPELMRNTGLEWMYRLYLEPKRLARRYLLGIPVFFSHVAVTRLVGRQVSESGEQSR